In Helianthus annuus cultivar XRQ/B chromosome 8, HanXRQr2.0-SUNRISE, whole genome shotgun sequence, a single genomic region encodes these proteins:
- the LOC110873272 gene encoding argininosuccinate synthase, chloroplastic isoform X2 yields MAHLQVTSSSTKPLVHALNSEIRAVMASDKETDASNATKGRGLRGKLNKVVLAYSGGLDTSVIVPWLRENYGCEVVCFTADVGQGISELEGLEAKAKASGACQLVVKDLTEEFVKDYVYPCLRAGAVYERKYLLGTSMARPVIAKAMVDVAKEVGADAVAHGCTGKGNDQVRFELTFFSLNPDLQVVAPWREWDITGREDAIEYAKKHNVPVPVTKKSIYSRDRNLWHLSHEGDILEDPANEPNKDMYMMSVDPEDAPDKPEYLEIGIVSGIPVSINGKELSPASLLTELNDIGGRHGIGRIDMVENRLVGMKSRGVYETPGGTILAAACRELESLTLDREAIQFKDIMALKYAELVYAGRWFDPLRESMDAFMENITKTTTGSVTLKLYKGSVIVASRKSPFSLYREDISSFESGQIYDQADAAGFIKLYGLPMRVRAMLEKEQGKL; encoded by the exons ACCAAGGGAAGAGGTCTACGTGGCAAATTGAACAAAGTTGTTCTAGCCTATAGTGGTGGGTTAGATACCTCCGTAATTGTTCCTTGGCTCAG GGAGAATTATGGCTGTGAGGTTGTATGCTTTACTGCAGATGTTGGTCAA GGGATCTCGGAATTAGAAGGTCTGGAAGCAAAGGCTAAAGCAAGTGGAGCCTGCCAATTGGTGGTGAAAGATCTGACAGAAGAATTCGTAAAGGATTATGTATACCCGTGTTTGAGAGCTGGGGCAGTTTACGAAAGAAAGTACTTGTTGGGTACCTCCATGGCCCGACCCGTTATTGCTAAG GCAATGGTGGATGTGGCAAAAGAAGTTGGAGCGGATGCTGTTGCCCATGGATGCACAGGAAAGGGAAACGATCAG GTGCGGTTTGAGCTGACATTCTTTTCTCTCAATCCTGATCTCCAAGTTGTGGCTCCGTGGAGGGAATGGGATATAACAGGTAGGGAAGATGCTATTGAATATGCCAAAAAACACAATGTTCCCGTCCCAGTCACAAAGAAATCCATCTATAGCAGAGACAGGAACCTGTGGCATCTTAGTCACGAG GGGGATATCTTGGAAGACCCTGCGAACGAGCCCAACAAGGATATGTACATGATGTCTGTTGACCCAGAAGACGCACCTGACAAACCCGA GTACCTTGAAATCGGTATTGTTTCTGGTATCCCAGTTTCCATAAACGGGAAAGAACTCTCTCCCGCATCTCTTTTAACCGAGCTAAACGACATTGGTGGCCGCCACGGTATCGGCCGAATCGACATGGTGGAAAACCGTCTAGTCGGAATGAAAAGCCGCGGGGTGTACGAGACCCCTGGCGGGACCATCTTAGCCGCCGCGTGCCGTGAGCTCGAGTCACTAACTCTCGATAGAGAAGCCATCCAGTTCAAAGACATCATGGCTCTCAAGTATGCCGAACTCGTCTATGCGGGCCGGTGGTTCGACCCACTCCGTGAGTCCATGGATGCGTTCATGGAGAATATCACTAAAACCACTACGGGTTCGGTGACCCTTAAGTTGTACAAGGGTTCGGTCATTGTGGCTAGCCGGAAGAGTCCGTTTAGTCTGTATCGGGAGGATATTTCGTCTTTTGAAAGCGGGCAGATCTATGATCAGGCTGATGCTGCTGGGTTTATTAAGTTGTATGGGTTGCCTATGAGGGTTAGAGCCATGCTTGAGAAGGAGCAGGGTAAATTGTGA